The following DNA comes from Acidobacteriota bacterium.
GGCCCGGCGCTTTTATCATCTGCCTTACTTTCACGCTGACATGCAATGTGTCCCTGACGCTGCCGTCATCCGTTACAGCAGCAGACGAATCGAGCGGGGTGTGGCTGAGGCGCACTTTGAGGCGTCCTGGAAGGTTGGGGAACCTCTGCCCCAGGTCTTGCCGGATTCGCTGGACTTCTTTCTGACCGAACGTTATTGCCTCTACACGGCCCACAAGGACCGCCTCATTCAAGCCCGTGTGCGTCACCGTCCCTGGCCTCTGAGGCAGGCTGAGCTGTTGAGTCTGCAGTCGAACCTGTTGGAGTCGCATGGCCTGGCCGTGTCGGCAACGGATCCCTTGCTCCATCACTGCGATCTCCTCGAGGTCGAGATTCTCGGATTCAGGACTGTAGCCCGGCTGACGGAAAACACCTGGCGGGCCGGCCGGCCCAGCTAAGTTCACCCGTTGCAGCGCAGGACGATCTTGCCGAAGTTGCGGTTGGCTTCCATGCGGCGGTGGGCTTCGGGGGCCTGGGAGAGGTCGAAGATGCTGTCCAGCACCGGAACGATTTCGCCCCAAGCAGCCAGCGGCAGCACGCATTGCCTGACCCGTTCCGTCAACTGGGCTTTTTCCCAGCCGTCGCGAACCCGCAGCACCGTTCCCATGACCCGCAGGCGTTTGCGCAAGATTTGGGAAAGGTCGGCCGGGCATTGGGCTCCGCTCAGCAGTCCCACGATGATGAGGCGGCCCAGAGGGGCCAGAACCTGAAGGTTGCGGGCGAAATAGTCGGCTCCCACGAAGTCGAGAACGGCTTGAACGCCTTTTCCTCGGGTGAATCGTTCGACTTCTTGGGCGAAGTCCTGCTCTTTGTAGCAGATGGCCTCATCCAGTCCGAACTGGCGGGCTTTCTCGAGCTTTTGGCGGCTGCCCGCCGTTCCCAGCACCCCGGCTCCGGCGGCTTTGCTGAGCTGCAGGGCGGCCAGACCGACGCCGCTGCCCACGGCGTGGATGAGGATGAGCTCTCCCATCTTGAGGCCGAGCTGGGGAAAGAGGGCGTCGTAAGCGGTGAAGTAGGCCTCGGGAAAAGCGGCGGCTTCTTCATCGCTCCACTCTTCGGGGATGTCTAGCACCTGGCTCTCCGGGACGGCCACTTTTTCGGCATAGCCGCCTCCGCTGAGAAGTCCCATGACGCGGTCGCCGGCCCGAAAGCGCGAGGCTCTGGGACCCAGGGCTTCCACCTGACCGGCGAATTCCAGACCGGGAATATCGGCGGGAGCGTCGGGAGGCGCCGGATAGAGTCCGCGCCGCTGCAAGCAGTCGGCTCGATTGAGGGCGGTGGCCGAAACCCTCACCAGAATCTCGTCGCCCTCCAGCCCAGGTTCCTCCACCTCGCGCAGGCGCAACACCTCGGGTCCGCCGGGCTCACTGATCACGATGGCTTTCATATCGGTCATTATAGGGAGGACAGTCCCCTCTTGGGAGTCGGGAGCTTGGAGGTTGTTCTTGCGCCAGCGGGAGGGGGTTTGAAAGCCTACGCCCAAAGAGCTATCGTAAGCAGTGTCTATGAGTTGGCTGTCATCACTGTTCTCACGTTCGCCCGAGAAGCAGATCGAACGCTTGCGCAAGAAGGCTCGGGAGCCTCACGGCGAGGCCGCCAACCGCATCAATGCGGTGCAGCGGCTGCTGGAGATGGGGACTCCCGACTCCTGCCTGGGCGCTCTCGACCGCTTCAAGGTCAACATTTCGCCCACCACTCAGGACGAACAGGAGAAGCAGCAACTAGTGGGATGGATCGAGCAGATGGGCCGGGAGATGGTCGATCCGCTGATGCGCTTTTTGCGCTCGGAACGCCAAGTCTACTGGCCGCTGGAGGGGCTGCGGCGCATCCTGCCCGCGGAGGAATACCGGGACAAGCTGGTGGAATGGCTTCATTACCAGTGGGAGAACCCGCCTTCCAGTTCCGATCCCATCGCTCAGGTGCTGCGGGCCGTCAATGACGTGGAGCGCTCACCCGAGCTGGACGAGGCGGTGGCCCTCTATCTTGAGGATGACGACGACGACGTCTTGCTGGCCGCCATGGACTATTTTTTCTCGGGCGACGACCAGAGCCGCCGCGAGAAGATCCTGGAAGCCTACCTGGAATGCGAGGATCGTCCCCGCGTCAGGGCCTGGGTCCTGGAACGCCTGGCGGAGACCGGCTGGACGGTGAAGGGCTACCGTCCGGCGGTGGAGGAAACCCTGCCCGGCGAATACACGCTGACCCGCGAAGGGGTCCTGAAGAAACTGCTTATGAAGGGCTAGAGCATGTCATGAGGCCGATCATCATCGGCGTTGCCGGAGGCACCGGGTCCGGCAAGACCACCGTGGTGCGAAAGCTGATCCGCGAGATCGGAGCCGACGCCGTCACCCTGCTGCAGCACGACTCCTACTACAAGGACCAAAGCCATCTCAGTTTCGAGAAGCGCTGCCGGCTCAACTACGACCATCCCGACTCGCTTGAGTCCTCTCTGCTCATCGAGCACCTCAAAGAGCTTCTCGATGGCCGCTCCGTCGAGGTACCCATCTACGATTTCGCCGCCCATGCCCGCAAGAAGGAAACCATTGCTGCGCAACCGGAACGGGTCATTATCGTGGACGGCATCCTCATCCTCTGCGATCCCGATCTGCGCGAGTTGATGGACTTGCGGCTCTATGTCGACACCGATGACGACGTGCGTTTCATCCGCCGCCTCAAGCGCGACATGGAAAAGCGCGGACGCAGCCTGCAGAGCGTCATCCAGCAGTACTTGAGGACGGTCAAGCCCATGCACCGCGAGTTCGTGGAACCCTCCAAGCGCTTCGCCGACCTGATCATTCCGGAGGGCGGAGCCAACAGGGTGGCGATCGACGTGCTGCTGGCCAAGATCCGTTCCCTGGTGGACGGCACCAGCACCCTCAGCCCCCGTGCCGATTGGGTGACCTGAAGGGCCAGGGTACTTCCTCACCCTTCATACCGGCCTGCAAATCCCGAGGCGCCGATGCCGACGCGTCCGGGGAGGTAGCGGCGGGCCACCTCGGCCATGCGGTCGCGGTAGTCGAGATTCAGGCACTCGGGGTCGACCTTCTCCATAGCCTCAGGCAGCCCGGTGGCCCGGGTGCGGCGGCCGTCGGGAGTGCCGTCTCCGCCGATGAAATGGTCGAGCACGACCGCCTGGGCGCAGTCGGCGATCCGTTGAAAGAAGACCTCAGGCTCACGGACGGGCAGCATAGGCGAGACGGTGACGACGGTGAAAAGTCCGCCCTGCTTGAGCCGCCGCGCGGCCTCAAAACGCTTTTCCACGCTGGAGGCGGGAGGCGGAAGCCCCGGCAGGCGATCCCGGTCGCTCTCGATAGAAATATGAACGCGCAGGCTTGTCGCCTGGGCCAACTGGTGGAGCAGCTCGAGGTGGTCCCCAACCCGATGGCTGTGAGTCTGCAAGATCAATTCATCGGGCGGACTCTGCAACATGGCCCGCAGCACTTCCCCGGTAATCCCATAACGCTTTTCCTGAGGCAGGAAAGGCTCGGTGGCGCTGGAGAGAAAGATCGACAGGCCTCCCCGGAGGCGGCGCGCCCAGCGGCGTTCGGCGGCATAGCGCTCGAGGTAGGAGGCGGCGGCGTTTTCGCGCACTTCCAGGAAGCTTCCCCAGGGACGTCCCCGGGTGACCCACTGGTTGTGACGCACATAGCAGCCCACTCCGCAGAGCGAGTTGCCCAGGGTGCATCCGCGGTAGGGTTGCAGGGAGTGGGAACAGACCTCTTTCAGATACCCGGAGGCCCGAGTGAGGATGTTCTTGACAGTGGTCCGTGTAACTTGCATGGCAGCCGGACCTGCGAAAGCCGGCCTCTACTGGGCGGGCGGAAGCTTGCTGAGCAGGTCGCGGGCTTCCTCCTCCGCTCCCCGCAAGTCGCCTTCCAACTGCTGCACGGCCTGAAAGCGCTGGCGGGCCTGATCGAAGCGTCCCCGGGCGGCGTCGATGCGTCCCATGCGCAGCAGCGAGGAGGCTTTGATCCAGGCTTCGGCCTGCGACTCGAAGGTCTTGCGGTACCAGCCGTAAGCCTCGTCATGAAGTCCGACCTTGGACTTGAGTTGAGCCATGTAGAAGAGCGCCGCCGGCTCATCCGGATATTCGGAGAGGAGCGTGCGGAGGGTTTCTTCGGCCTCTTGCAGGCGGTTCTCCGACATCATCCGTCCGCTTTCCTGCAGCAACTGCACCCGGCGGTTGTGGAGGCGCACGTCCTCGTTCTTGGCCGCCAATTCAGCCTCGGCTGCGGCCCGTTCGGCCTCCATCTCCTGCTCCATGCGGACGACGGCCCTGCGGTCTTCCTCCACCGACTTCTCGTCGATGTTCTGGAGGATGATGTCGAGGAAGGAGGGAAGAGCCAGCAGTTCGTTCTCTTCGTAATCGGCCAGGGAGCGGTAGAAGAAAGGAAACAGCACCAGACCTTCCCGAAAGAGGCGGACGGTGCGCTCCTTCATGGCTTCCTCCGGAGGCGGGTTCATGCGCAGTTGAATGGCCTCGATGAGCGATTCGATGACCATCAGTTCGTAGCGTTGCTGGATGACCGAGCGCATTTGAGGCTGCGCCTCGGCCAGCTCGAAGAGTCCGCGGTGCTCCTCCAATACCTTGCTCTGACGCGCCATCAGCGGATCGACCAGGGTATGCAGATACTCATGCTGCAACTGAACGACGTTGTTGGAGGGATCGTCGGTGGGCCCCACCACCACGTAATAGGTGCGTTCCAGGTTACGGGCGTTGACGATGTCGTGGGCGTTGAGCAGGTCGGGGATGAGGATGATGCGGCGATCGACCATGACCCGCACGGGAATGCGAAAGTAGTCCAGCGTGCGGCGGATGGACTCCCGCAGCACGGGGACGTATCCGGCCAGCTCGGTGGTGTAGCGCGAGCGGTAGCGGTCCCACAGCTCGTCGATCTTGCCCATCTTGAAAAAATCGGCCAGCAAAGACTGAAAGCCGCGCACGCGCCAGGTGTCGCCGGGCATGTCGGCTTCTTTCATATTGAGCTGGAAGTCGGGCGGTCCCGAGAGAATCAGAGCCAGGGAGGTGTAGGCCACGTGCCGGTCGCGGGGAGAGGCCACTTGGGCATGCTGCTGGAAGCTGGCGGCCAGGCGGGCTTTCATCGACTCGTCCAGGCTCTGCTCCAGCGCTGAGCGGACGGACTGGCGGACGTCCGACATGGACTGGCCGTCCTTTTCGTAGTCGAATCCGGCCGCATTGATGGCCGCCATCACGGTGAAAACGCGCAGGTCTTCCTGGAACTGTATGTTGAGCAGATTCTGGGGATCGTCCGCCCCCGGGGAATCGGATGCCTGCTGGGCCGAGAGCCAAGCTGACCCTGCCAGCAGGGCGGCGAGATAGATGAGAAGACGTTTCATATCGGCAGGCGCCATTGTATCCCATTCGCCGGAAATGGTATCTATGTCGGATGCGCTGCCCTTTCTGCGGACATCCTCGCGACCGGGTCGTCGACACCCGCGAAGCTGCCGAAGGGAGCGTCGTGCGGCGGCGGCGCCTGTGCCTGCACTGCGAGAAGCGCTTCACGACCTACGAACGGATAGACGAAATTCCTCTCATGGTGGTGAAAAAGAGCGGCACCCGCGAGGCTTTCGACCGTTCCAAGCTGCTCAGCGGACTGCTCAAAGCCTGCGAGAAGCGTCCTGTGAAGGCGCGGACCCTTGAGGAGATCGTGGACGCGGTGGAGCGGCGTTTGATGGAAAGCAGCCAGCGCGAACTCTCTTCCCAGGCAGTAGGCCGCATGCTCATGGAAAAGCTGCTCAAACTGGACAAGGTGGCCTATTTGCGCTTCGCTTCGGTCTACCTGGAATTCGACGACGTTGGGGAATTCATGAAGGTCATCAACCAGCTTTTTGTGGAAAAGACCCGCAGCAAACTGGTGGAAGAGGGGAGAGCCGCCGAGGAGGAATCCCTGGAAAAGGCCTGAAGCCCTTCACCCGACATGCGCGAATTCCAACTTATCGACTGGATCGCCCAGCGCCGCCAAGAGGTTCCCGAAGGACTCCTGACCGGCATCGGGGACGACTGCGCCGTCTTC
Coding sequences within:
- the udk gene encoding uridine kinase is translated as MRPIIIGVAGGTGSGKTTVVRKLIREIGADAVTLLQHDSYYKDQSHLSFEKRCRLNYDHPDSLESSLLIEHLKELLDGRSVEVPIYDFAAHARKKETIAAQPERVIIVDGILILCDPDLRELMDLRLYVDTDDDVRFIRRLKRDMEKRGRSLQSVIQQYLRTVKPMHREFVEPSKRFADLIIPEGGANRVAIDVLLAKIRSLVDGTSTLSPRADWVT
- a CDS encoding DUF2071 domain-containing protein, encoding MNAEAPQESDRVRMRETDGAGPIMRQNWRNLLFLHWPLPPQAIQSRLPSGLTVDTFDGQAWIGAVPFTMDGIRRPGLPAIPGLRAMVELNVRTYVHRHRQPGVWFFSLDASHRLMVEVARRFYHLPYFHADMQCVPDAAVIRYSSRRIERGVAEAHFEASWKVGEPLPQVLPDSLDFFLTERYCLYTAHKDRLIQARVRHRPWPLRQAELLSLQSNLLESHGLAVSATDPLLHHCDLLEVEILGFRTVARLTENTWRAGRPS
- a CDS encoding NAD(P)H-quinone oxidoreductase, with the protein product MKAIVISEPGGPEVLRLREVEEPGLEGDEILVRVSATALNRADCLQRRGLYPAPPDAPADIPGLEFAGQVEALGPRASRFRAGDRVMGLLSGGGYAEKVAVPESQVLDIPEEWSDEEAAAFPEAYFTAYDALFPQLGLKMGELILIHAVGSGVGLAALQLSKAAGAGVLGTAGSRQKLEKARQFGLDEAICYKEQDFAQEVERFTRGKGVQAVLDFVGADYFARNLQVLAPLGRLIIVGLLSGAQCPADLSQILRKRLRVMGTVLRVRDGWEKAQLTERVRQCVLPLAAWGEIVPVLDSIFDLSQAPEAHRRMEANRNFGKIVLRCNG
- the nrdR gene encoding transcriptional regulator NrdR, which encodes MRCPFCGHPRDRVVDTREAAEGSVVRRRRLCLHCEKRFTTYERIDEIPLMVVKKSGTREAFDRSKLLSGLLKACEKRPVKARTLEEIVDAVERRLMESSQRELSSQAVGRMLMEKLLKLDKVAYLRFASVYLEFDDVGEFMKVINQLFVEKTRSKLVEEGRAAEEESLEKA
- a CDS encoding radical SAM protein — its product is MQVTRTTVKNILTRASGYLKEVCSHSLQPYRGCTLGNSLCGVGCYVRHNQWVTRGRPWGSFLEVRENAAASYLERYAAERRWARRLRGGLSIFLSSATEPFLPQEKRYGITGEVLRAMLQSPPDELILQTHSHRVGDHLELLHQLAQATSLRVHISIESDRDRLPGLPPPASSVEKRFEAARRLKQGGLFTVVTVSPMLPVREPEVFFQRIADCAQAVVLDHFIGGDGTPDGRRTRATGLPEAMEKVDPECLNLDYRDRMAEVARRYLPGRVGIGASGFAGRYEG